Proteins encoded by one window of Swingsia samuiensis:
- a CDS encoding gluconate 2-dehydrogenase subunit 3 family protein, with translation MPQTNLTFLRPLRRSFVKGLLSSTSFLIFGKAFQADTAHAAHSLKHYQPKFFSPAEYDFLIAAAERIYPEDQYGPGAKTLGVPEFIDRQMDTPYGHGSNWYMSGPFVQGPANLGYQLPYNPRDLYRIGLKYLNTYVHQEHGKSFPQLTGKEQDNILIALEGGSISLGDIPGRIFFEQLRSNILEGVFSDPIYGGNKNLGGWVTIGFPGARADFMDWVDQNGARYPLGPVSISGETA, from the coding sequence ATGCCTCAAACAAATCTAACGTTTCTACGCCCCTTAAGACGTAGCTTTGTTAAAGGCTTATTAAGCTCCACGTCTTTCTTAATATTCGGGAAAGCCTTTCAAGCCGATACGGCACACGCTGCACATTCCCTTAAACACTATCAGCCAAAGTTTTTCTCTCCTGCTGAATATGATTTTTTAATCGCAGCAGCAGAACGTATCTACCCAGAAGACCAATATGGCCCTGGAGCAAAAACACTCGGCGTTCCAGAATTCATAGACCGACAAATGGATACACCATATGGGCACGGTTCTAATTGGTATATGTCTGGTCCTTTCGTTCAAGGTCCAGCCAATTTAGGCTACCAACTCCCGTATAATCCGCGTGATCTTTATCGTATCGGGCTCAAATATTTAAATACCTACGTACACCAAGAACATGGAAAATCCTTTCCTCAACTTACAGGAAAAGAACAAGACAACATACTCATTGCCCTTGAAGGAGGGTCTATTTCATTAGGTGATATTCCAGGACGGATCTTTTTCGAACAGCTTCGTTCCAATATCTTAGAAGGTGTTTTCTCTGATCCTATTTACGGCGGAAACAAAAACCTCGGCGGTTGGGTGACCATTGGTTTTCCTGGCGCACGAGCTGACTTTATGGATTGGGTTGACCAAAACGGTGCACGTTACCCGCTGGGCCCTGTCTCAATATCGGGTGAAACGGCTTAA
- a CDS encoding GMC family oxidoreductase, giving the protein MSKKHIDAIIVGAGWAGSILAKELIEAGLSVTILERGPERTTAVEGAYPESIDELKGAIRKRLFQDLSKSTVTVRNTIGQTALPYRQLAAFLPGEGVGGAGLHWSGVHFRVPPEDLRLRSAVIEKYGEKFIPKDMNLQDYGVTYKELEPFFDKAEKVFGTSGEAYTVNGKVVGNGNIFAGDRSDNFPLPPMQDTYTAQVFRKAASQAGYHPYSLPAANASKPYTNTYGCQMGPCNFCGYCSGYDCYLYSKASPNVNILPALRQSPNFSLIPNAHVLRVNLDKSRTKATGVTYVNTQTNTETTLSADLVILGAFQFHNVHLMLVSGIGKPYDPVKNTGTIGRNFVYQTITSSRVWLPPSQYTNQFIGAGGVGVAIDDFNSMNFDHGPLGFVGGSPIWVNQAGTKPIAAAIGAGGSGSPRWGTNYKKELINTYQHSIGIDAHGSNMAYRDVYLDLDPTWKDAYGQPLLRMTFTWKDNDIRMNQFVVGKIDAIAKELNATKAHLVHLNAGQPFDTRHYQTTHLGGGAIMGENPETSALNRYLQSWDVSNVFVIGSNAFPQGMGYNPTGLVAALAYWTAYHIRTTYLKSPGPLVKL; this is encoded by the coding sequence ATGTCTAAAAAACATATCGACGCTATTATTGTTGGTGCAGGATGGGCTGGATCTATCCTCGCTAAGGAGCTTATAGAGGCAGGCCTCTCAGTAACGATTTTGGAACGTGGGCCAGAGCGCACAACAGCTGTGGAAGGGGCCTACCCAGAATCAATTGATGAATTAAAAGGCGCCATACGAAAACGTCTCTTTCAAGACCTTTCCAAAAGCACTGTGACAGTCCGTAATACGATTGGCCAAACAGCACTTCCTTATCGTCAACTTGCTGCTTTCTTACCAGGAGAGGGCGTAGGAGGAGCAGGTCTCCATTGGTCAGGAGTCCATTTTCGTGTTCCTCCTGAAGATTTAAGATTACGTAGTGCTGTTATTGAAAAATATGGGGAAAAATTCATCCCCAAAGACATGAACCTGCAGGATTACGGTGTCACCTACAAAGAACTAGAGCCTTTTTTTGATAAAGCTGAAAAGGTTTTTGGTACTTCAGGAGAAGCTTATACCGTCAATGGTAAAGTCGTTGGAAATGGAAATATCTTCGCAGGCGATCGCTCTGACAACTTCCCTCTTCCGCCTATGCAAGATACTTACACCGCTCAGGTTTTTAGAAAAGCTGCTTCGCAAGCGGGTTACCACCCTTATTCTCTACCTGCAGCAAATGCATCTAAACCTTACACCAATACATATGGTTGCCAGATGGGGCCTTGTAACTTCTGCGGATATTGCAGCGGCTATGATTGCTACCTCTATTCAAAGGCCTCTCCGAACGTAAATATTTTACCAGCATTACGGCAGAGTCCTAATTTTTCTCTCATTCCCAACGCACATGTTTTACGGGTTAACCTTGATAAATCACGTACGAAGGCTACAGGTGTTACGTACGTCAATACCCAAACCAATACAGAAACAACCTTATCCGCCGATTTAGTGATCCTCGGAGCATTCCAATTCCATAACGTCCACCTGATGCTCGTTTCAGGAATTGGCAAACCTTACGATCCCGTTAAAAACACAGGAACAATTGGACGTAATTTCGTCTATCAAACCATTACCTCTTCACGCGTTTGGTTGCCTCCATCACAATATACAAATCAGTTTATCGGAGCAGGTGGCGTCGGTGTCGCCATTGATGATTTTAACAGTATGAATTTTGACCATGGGCCTTTAGGTTTTGTTGGAGGGTCTCCAATTTGGGTAAACCAAGCAGGCACAAAACCAATAGCAGCTGCCATTGGAGCGGGAGGCTCTGGTAGCCCTCGCTGGGGTACAAACTACAAAAAAGAACTCATAAATACTTATCAACACTCAATTGGTATTGATGCTCACGGTAGCAATATGGCCTACCGCGATGTCTATCTTGACCTCGATCCAACATGGAAAGATGCATACGGACAACCTCTCCTTCGCATGACTTTCACTTGGAAAGACAATGACATTCGAATGAACCAGTTTGTCGTTGGAAAAATTGATGCTATCGCCAAAGAATTAAACGCGACTAAAGCACATTTAGTCCACCTTAATGCTGGCCAACCATTTGACACACGACATTATCAAACGACCCACCTTGGCGGAGGGGCCATCATGGGAGAAAACCCCGAAACAAGTGCGCTCAACCGCTATTTACAAAGTTGGGACGTTTCGAATGTTTTCGTCATTGGTTCCAACGCTTTCCCTCAAGGAATGGGGTATAATCCAACAGGCTTGGTCGCGGCTCTTGCCTATTGGACAGCCTATCATATCCGAACAACCTATTTAAAATCTCCAGGACCGCTGGTGAAACTATGA
- a CDS encoding c-type cytochrome: protein MKLFTLLVLTISFLSFSEHAHAQTRDELIKAGKYLSEASDCAGCHFAANRPDFAGGQPFALPIGTLYSTNITPDPTYGIGNYTEQDFSNAVRKGIRKDGSSLYPAMPFPSYARLTDQDIHALYTYFHYGVAAAHIAPLKNKISWPLSMRWPLYFWRTFFSSSPEKAQKATFQNFSDPELQRGAYLVEGPGHCGACHTPRSFTMAEKALTYSDGKKYLSGGESIDGWTPPSLRQDNRTGLGRWSEQDIVTFLKTGRNSHGETFGAMTPAIVHGTQYLTNADLHAIAKYLKSLSPVDKNETPWTYDVKVTKKLHTADLSPRGAQIYINRCAACHRTDGAGYPDVFPPLAGNPVVMVADPASLVHIIQSGATLPSMKTAPSAITMPSFASQLSDQDIADVTTFIRQSWGNNAKAISAKTVSKLKKDMPPINMADGHVPLN, encoded by the coding sequence ATGAAACTCTTTACATTACTTGTCCTGACAATATCGTTTCTATCTTTCTCAGAACACGCTCACGCTCAGACACGTGACGAATTAATCAAAGCGGGAAAATACTTATCTGAGGCGTCTGATTGCGCAGGCTGCCACTTCGCAGCTAATCGGCCCGATTTTGCAGGAGGGCAGCCTTTTGCCTTACCTATCGGCACGCTTTATTCAACCAATATCACGCCTGACCCAACGTATGGTATTGGCAATTACACAGAGCAAGATTTTAGTAACGCTGTTCGCAAAGGCATTCGCAAAGATGGATCATCCCTCTATCCCGCTATGCCCTTCCCTTCTTATGCCCGCCTTACAGACCAAGACATTCATGCCCTCTACACATATTTTCATTATGGTGTAGCGGCAGCACACATTGCACCGCTTAAAAATAAAATTTCTTGGCCTCTTTCAATGCGTTGGCCTCTTTATTTTTGGCGCACATTCTTTTCTTCCTCACCTGAAAAAGCCCAAAAAGCGACCTTTCAAAACTTCTCAGACCCAGAACTTCAACGCGGTGCTTACCTTGTAGAAGGACCTGGTCACTGCGGCGCATGCCACACACCCCGTTCTTTCACGATGGCAGAAAAAGCTCTTACCTATTCTGATGGTAAAAAATACCTATCAGGTGGAGAAAGCATTGACGGCTGGACCCCACCATCCCTACGTCAAGACAACCGCACAGGTCTAGGACGTTGGTCCGAACAAGATATTGTCACGTTTCTGAAAACAGGCAGAAACTCCCATGGGGAAACATTTGGAGCCATGACACCTGCTATTGTTCATGGAACACAATATCTCACAAACGCAGACTTACACGCCATAGCCAAATATCTTAAGTCCCTTTCCCCAGTCGACAAGAATGAAACCCCTTGGACTTATGATGTAAAGGTCACAAAAAAACTACACACAGCCGACCTCAGCCCTCGAGGCGCCCAAATTTATATTAACCGTTGTGCTGCTTGTCACCGAACAGATGGTGCCGGATACCCTGATGTTTTCCCTCCTCTCGCAGGGAACCCAGTCGTCATGGTTGCAGACCCAGCTTCTCTTGTACATATCATCCAAAGTGGTGCCACTTTACCATCAATGAAGACGGCTCCTTCTGCGATTACGATGCCTTCTTTCGCAAGCCAGCTCAGTGATCAAGATATAGCAGATGTTACAACCTTCATCCGGCAATCATGGGGCAACAATGCTAAAGCCATAAGCGCAAAAACCGTAAGCAAACTTAAAAAGGACATGCCTCCCATTAATATGGCGGATGGTCACGTCCCGCTCAATTAA
- a CDS encoding glycine-rich domain-containing protein codes for MDRAIVYPGAIPVDTDLLRIGKYTKAGIGALADMVYGPGSIAASGLTCTPSSTDLSVMIGAGTITAPSVMDVNTFGGIGGGYEPDKTITTCQYQNESLVRVTIPSSGATYTLFGICSEQDVDPVVLPFFNAANPSQTQAGMNNNGEGLPIRRHAGITFVAATQAPPVPEGSIIVALYTLDIPSNATSLQGIQGQPGKVFWPTIPELATQTLLKAVSTPMQLVETGVSVSIPAWANRVELRVIGGGGGGASSSSISLKGSFSGAGGGAGGDAWGIYHVNTTDGGLLEVSVGYGGTTEQAGGTSLVTYNGQTLLQANGGQGGSFYAPSGSAGASGGTALGGNIWNQIGTFGGDGQAGDACFSGNGGDGPWGGGGRCGANGGRDATRFGSGGGGAYTTVTEGTQSKGGAGYGGCVMYRFLP; via the coding sequence ATGGATCGAGCAATTGTTTATCCTGGAGCTATTCCAGTGGATACAGATTTATTACGCATTGGGAAGTATACAAAAGCGGGTATCGGTGCTTTGGCCGATATGGTGTATGGCCCAGGAAGTATTGCTGCATCTGGTCTAACTTGTACACCATCATCGACAGACTTATCTGTGATGATTGGTGCAGGAACAATTACGGCTCCGAGTGTGATGGATGTAAATACTTTCGGTGGCATTGGAGGTGGATATGAGCCTGATAAAACAATTACAACATGTCAGTATCAAAATGAAAGCTTGGTAAGGGTTACTATTCCTAGTAGTGGAGCTACTTATACCTTGTTTGGGATTTGTTCTGAACAGGATGTTGATCCTGTCGTACTTCCTTTTTTTAATGCGGCAAACCCTTCGCAGACACAAGCCGGAATGAATAATAATGGAGAAGGGTTACCAATCCGCCGGCACGCTGGGATTACATTTGTTGCGGCCACACAAGCACCGCCGGTTCCAGAAGGAAGTATTATTGTCGCGCTTTATACTCTGGATATCCCGAGTAATGCGACATCATTGCAGGGTATACAAGGGCAACCTGGCAAGGTTTTCTGGCCGACTATCCCTGAACTGGCAACGCAAACATTATTAAAAGCAGTTTCTACTCCTATGCAACTTGTTGAAACGGGAGTTTCTGTTTCGATACCAGCTTGGGCTAATCGCGTTGAATTAAGGGTGATTGGAGGCGGAGGCGGTGGAGCAAGCTCGTCTTCAATATCTTTGAAGGGATCTTTCTCTGGTGCAGGTGGAGGAGCAGGCGGAGACGCATGGGGGATTTATCATGTCAATACAACGGATGGAGGGTTGCTAGAAGTTTCAGTAGGATATGGTGGGACTACTGAGCAAGCTGGCGGTACATCTCTTGTGACATATAATGGGCAGACGTTATTGCAAGCTAATGGTGGTCAAGGCGGGTCATTTTACGCGCCATCAGGGTCAGCCGGAGCTAGTGGAGGTACGGCTTTAGGAGGAAATATCTGGAATCAGATAGGGACTTTTGGTGGAGATGGGCAAGCTGGAGATGCTTGTTTTTCAGGGAATGGAGGAGACGGACCGTGGGGAGGCGGTGGACGGTGTGGTGCCAATGGAGGGCGAGATGCTACACGGTTTGGTAGTGGAGGTGGAGGAGCCTATACGACAGTCACAGAGGGAACTCAGTCCAAAGGTGGAGCGGGTTATGGTGGCTGTGTGATGTATAGGTTCCTGCCGTAG
- a CDS encoding baseplate J/gp47 family protein: MLLPTRSLSSFVTTALRIAQSSCNQLLDISVGSPVRALVESVGSMALWLQHLIIQMLLKARLATSSGVDCDSFVEDFGMVRLPGQASTGAVTMTSFISDQISAVIMPGDIVRTVSGLSFSVVKDTALATWSPDIGGYIRQAGTQSILIPVECQVKGSIGNVDAGAIALMGTSIAGIDVVTNENAFLNGSDQESDIQLRKRFPLWLASRATASEMAVGNAISNVQTGISYFVKEGADPSGALRGGYFTVVVDDGSGVPTDDILARVYKSIDEVRALGVGFSVLRPSILVVDVSMTVVVPFSTSVLSAESSIRNVITEDIRSNGVGNGYAYSRLSYLAYVGARVDVSSVLDVRLNGEQKDIIPNGKQTLIVGSVQINVIQK; this comes from the coding sequence ATGTTACTTCCAACACGTTCACTTTCGTCATTTGTGACGACTGCTTTGAGAATAGCTCAGTCTTCATGTAATCAGCTGCTTGATATATCTGTTGGGTCACCAGTCCGTGCTCTTGTGGAGAGTGTAGGCAGCATGGCTTTGTGGTTACAGCATTTAATTATTCAAATGCTTTTGAAAGCCCGTTTAGCCACGTCTTCCGGGGTCGATTGTGATAGTTTTGTCGAAGATTTTGGGATGGTACGGTTGCCGGGCCAAGCATCAACTGGCGCTGTAACGATGACATCCTTTATTTCGGATCAAATTTCAGCAGTGATTATGCCTGGTGATATTGTACGTACAGTTTCAGGTCTTTCTTTTTCTGTCGTAAAAGATACAGCGTTGGCAACGTGGTCTCCTGACATAGGGGGATATATCCGTCAGGCAGGAACTCAGAGTATACTGATCCCTGTAGAGTGTCAGGTAAAAGGAAGTATAGGGAACGTAGATGCTGGTGCAATTGCTCTTATGGGGACATCAATTGCTGGGATCGATGTCGTAACAAATGAAAATGCATTTTTAAATGGCTCGGATCAGGAAAGTGATATTCAATTAAGAAAACGATTTCCTTTATGGTTAGCCTCTAGAGCTACAGCAAGTGAAATGGCGGTTGGTAACGCTATTTCGAATGTACAAACAGGAATATCCTACTTTGTAAAAGAAGGCGCTGACCCTTCAGGTGCGCTACGGGGTGGTTATTTTACGGTCGTGGTGGATGATGGCAGTGGCGTGCCCACAGATGATATTTTAGCACGAGTTTATAAATCTATAGATGAGGTTCGCGCTTTAGGAGTGGGATTTTCTGTTTTGCGTCCAAGCATTTTGGTTGTCGATGTTTCTATGACAGTGGTGGTTCCTTTTTCTACATCAGTTTTATCGGCTGAGAGTAGTATTAGGAATGTTATTACAGAAGATATTCGCTCAAATGGTGTAGGGAATGGCTACGCGTATAGTCGATTATCTTATTTGGCATATGTTGGGGCGCGTGTTGATGTAAGTTCGGTTTTGGATGTTCGCCTCAATGGTGAGCAAAAAGATATTATACCGAATGGGAAACAAACGTTAATCGTTGGATCCGTGCAAATTAATGTAATTCAAAAATAA
- a CDS encoding phage tail protein, with amino-acid sequence MSSLSHWYGQDLSIDKDRLKIVSGAEEVQQRLLRRLLTNSGDCIWQPKYGAGVRKMVGQVLRPGMMQASIRAEVLQDSGVDSSKPVEVIITDRGGGGCDCQISYFDNENNEKKEINFPIL; translated from the coding sequence ATGAGTAGTTTAAGCCATTGGTATGGGCAGGATTTGTCGATTGACAAAGATCGGTTGAAAATCGTTTCTGGGGCAGAGGAAGTACAACAAAGATTATTAAGGCGATTACTGACCAATTCTGGGGATTGTATATGGCAGCCTAAATATGGGGCTGGTGTTAGAAAAATGGTAGGGCAGGTGCTTCGACCGGGTATGATGCAAGCGTCTATTCGTGCAGAAGTTCTACAAGATAGTGGGGTAGATTCTTCTAAACCGGTAGAGGTGATTATAACCGACCGTGGAGGTGGGGGTTGCGACTGTCAAATATCATATTTTGATAATGAAAATAATGAGAAAAAAGAAATAAATTTTCCAATATTATAA
- a CDS encoding phage baseplate assembly protein V yields MNNIKTIASAINNRTAHAVLGIVSSVDPVNHAIKVKIQPDNVETGWLPDAGITKAGTLRIASPADLGMHVVLLPIEGDGEHYVVIGSVFDTVIMPPVSPMSGKVAQPGEWLLQAGCQNAVFGSQHKKEKTSLKSGWCHVGDEGIALGAGNSVLHIKDNTITFKVGHILAELTADGLTVTGGDIKNDQHSLNNHIHTVNNRETSQPIG; encoded by the coding sequence ATGAATAATATAAAAACGATTGCCTCTGCCATAAATAACAGGACTGCGCATGCGGTTTTAGGTATTGTTTCATCTGTCGATCCTGTTAACCATGCGATTAAGGTTAAGATCCAGCCTGATAATGTAGAGACGGGTTGGCTACCGGATGCAGGCATTACCAAAGCAGGAACGTTGCGTATTGCATCTCCGGCAGATTTGGGCATGCATGTTGTGTTGTTACCCATCGAAGGCGATGGAGAGCATTACGTGGTGATCGGATCTGTTTTCGATACAGTAATTATGCCGCCCGTGTCTCCAATGAGTGGGAAAGTCGCTCAACCGGGAGAGTGGCTTCTTCAGGCAGGCTGTCAGAACGCTGTGTTTGGTTCTCAACACAAGAAAGAGAAAACTTCTTTGAAGTCCGGCTGGTGTCATGTTGGTGACGAAGGGATAGCTTTGGGAGCGGGTAATAGTGTTTTGCATATAAAAGATAATACGATTACTTTTAAAGTTGGGCATATTTTAGCTGAATTAACTGCAGATGGGTTAACGGTAACAGGGGGAGATATTAAGAATGATCAACACTCATTAAATAATCATATTCATACGGTGAATAATAGAGAAACGAGTCAACCAATAGGATGA
- a CDS encoding phage tail protein: protein MALIYQSGKLNTTALSVPDVYIQISQPQDLITGGNSSKLGIVGTAGWGPVGHPVVLGSNADYLAAFGSKQNVVTDVGVALNVAAMQGATSFCAVRVTDGTDTVASVMADDVNIQAKWTGTEGNNIQLIVEQTMTGYDLVVSHLVLGSMVYSGKTWEDIQQAVQQDLSALITINLLETVPSLATGQWILSGGKDGGRPSTRQFLGSDGPQMTGMYALKGQGCSVAFLHGLTDSLSYADQAAFGQNENIYMIASGPSADTVSHAVSAKMALGLSSTALKLMFGDWVWYNDSDFGVILLSPQAFVGGLLATLSPEQSSLNKPLSGIIGTQKAGLSGSTSVYSSAELSALFTSGMDVICNPAPGGSYWAVRCGHNTSDNSVVNGDNYTKMTNYLAVSLASGMGVYVGHVINDTLFADIRSTLLGFLSALLSQGVLGIENNSLPYSVVCDASNNPQSRTALGYVQADVAVRYQGINEKFVINLQGGSSVRVFTSKGNI, encoded by the coding sequence ATGGCCTTAATCTATCAATCTGGAAAACTAAATACGACTGCTTTATCTGTTCCTGATGTTTATATACAGATATCACAGCCTCAGGATTTAATTACAGGAGGAAATTCATCAAAGCTAGGGATTGTGGGTACTGCTGGATGGGGGCCTGTGGGCCATCCGGTTGTTTTGGGTAGCAATGCAGATTATTTGGCTGCATTTGGTTCAAAGCAAAATGTGGTCACGGATGTTGGGGTTGCTTTGAATGTTGCTGCTATGCAAGGGGCAACATCATTTTGTGCTGTTCGCGTAACGGATGGGACGGATACAGTTGCATCTGTGATGGCAGATGATGTGAATATTCAAGCAAAGTGGACGGGTACAGAGGGGAATAATATTCAGCTTATCGTTGAACAAACGATGACAGGATATGATTTGGTTGTTTCTCACCTAGTCTTGGGGAGCATGGTGTATTCTGGAAAGACTTGGGAGGATATTCAGCAGGCGGTTCAACAGGATTTATCGGCATTAATTACGATCAACTTGTTAGAGACTGTGCCAAGCTTGGCGACCGGGCAATGGATATTATCTGGGGGGAAAGATGGAGGAAGGCCATCGACGCGTCAATTCCTTGGAAGTGATGGCCCTCAGATGACGGGGATGTATGCTTTAAAGGGACAAGGCTGTTCTGTGGCGTTTCTGCATGGGCTAACAGATAGCTTATCTTATGCGGATCAAGCCGCATTTGGGCAGAATGAAAATATTTATATGATTGCTTCTGGCCCTTCAGCAGATACCGTGTCTCATGCTGTTTCGGCTAAAATGGCACTCGGGTTGAGCAGTACAGCTTTGAAACTCATGTTTGGGGATTGGGTCTGGTATAACGACAGTGATTTCGGGGTTATTTTGTTAAGTCCCCAAGCGTTTGTTGGTGGTTTACTTGCAACATTATCTCCTGAGCAATCAAGTTTAAATAAACCTCTTTCAGGGATTATTGGAACGCAAAAAGCGGGCTTGTCGGGAAGTACTTCTGTGTATTCTTCGGCGGAATTATCAGCACTTTTTACGTCTGGAATGGATGTTATTTGTAATCCGGCACCAGGAGGGAGTTACTGGGCTGTAAGGTGTGGCCATAATACTTCAGATAATTCTGTAGTGAATGGTGATAACTATACTAAAATGACTAATTATCTGGCTGTATCGTTAGCAAGCGGTATGGGAGTGTATGTTGGTCATGTTATTAATGATACACTTTTTGCTGATATTCGATCGACATTGTTGGGTTTTTTATCGGCTTTATTATCCCAAGGGGTTTTAGGGATAGAAAATAATAGTCTCCCGTATAGTGTTGTCTGTGATGCATCAAACAATCCACAATCGCGTACTGCGTTGGGGTATGTACAGGCTGATGTAGCAGTACGATACCAAGGGATTAATGAAAAATTCGTTATTAATTTACAGGGGGGATCCTCTGTGCGTGTATTTACGTCAAAAGGTAATATTTAA
- a CDS encoding DUF4043 domain-containing protein, whose product MSIENFPLQLQAAIQQGFLAREFENGLKSRLGFREVADREVFPNAIGETLTKTRKSLKAPVTVPLNPTTNTNFDNGLTPSGWSVEQYTLSINQYGDTIDLNMVTSGVGIASQFLANANTNGIQAMQSLDRIARNTLFGGAQNGVGGYLGGNTRIIKELSAEGDTIQVDDIRGFQTVIVNGRVTPVGSSSGMLVTVGTNVHTLIQVTRDILNISTAPGGISGTLTFSSSVAVKDGQLGSPIVAATAPMVIRPNGRLTTAGLQAASGKQADTLGIQQVLAGVAMLRRNNVPMINGAYHCYLDDLQLLSLFRDDDFKQLYRGAYGSEEYRSGQLIELLGVRFIPTTEAPQQASLGAGPVHRALLLGQGALIEGDCALTGHSDIPDADRALIEMVDGVAMVTREPLDRLRQIIAQSWYWIGGFALPTDVTASTDVIPTATNSYLKRGVVIESLGTDASGMIF is encoded by the coding sequence ATGAGTATTGAAAATTTTCCTCTTCAATTACAGGCTGCTATTCAACAAGGTTTTTTGGCGCGTGAGTTTGAAAATGGATTGAAATCGCGCCTTGGCTTTCGAGAAGTTGCCGATCGAGAGGTTTTTCCGAACGCGATTGGTGAGACTTTAACAAAGACGCGAAAAAGCTTGAAGGCACCGGTAACTGTTCCGCTTAATCCGACGACGAATACAAATTTTGATAATGGCCTTACACCATCAGGGTGGTCTGTTGAGCAGTATACGTTATCGATCAATCAGTATGGTGATACGATTGATTTAAATATGGTGACAAGTGGAGTTGGTATTGCTTCGCAATTCCTAGCGAATGCTAATACCAATGGTATTCAGGCGATGCAGTCTTTGGATCGTATTGCGCGCAATACACTTTTTGGTGGTGCACAGAATGGTGTCGGGGGGTATTTGGGCGGTAATACGCGTATTATTAAAGAGCTTTCGGCGGAAGGTGATACGATCCAGGTTGATGATATTCGTGGTTTTCAGACGGTTATTGTTAATGGTCGTGTGACACCAGTTGGCTCAAGTAGCGGTATGCTCGTGACGGTGGGGACGAACGTTCATACCCTTATTCAGGTAACAAGAGATATACTGAATATTTCTACAGCTCCGGGTGGTATTTCTGGCACATTAACGTTTTCATCCAGCGTGGCGGTAAAGGACGGGCAGCTTGGCTCGCCTATTGTTGCTGCGACGGCTCCAATGGTTATTCGTCCTAATGGTCGTTTGACAACAGCAGGGTTGCAAGCTGCTTCAGGCAAGCAGGCTGATACGCTGGGCATTCAGCAAGTATTGGCCGGTGTGGCCATGTTACGACGTAATAACGTTCCGATGATTAATGGGGCGTATCATTGTTATTTGGATGACTTGCAATTGCTATCTCTCTTCAGAGATGATGATTTTAAGCAATTATATCGTGGTGCGTATGGCTCGGAAGAGTATCGTTCGGGACAGTTGATTGAGCTTTTAGGGGTACGCTTTATTCCAACGACTGAGGCGCCTCAGCAAGCATCTCTGGGCGCAGGGCCTGTGCATCGTGCTTTGTTGCTTGGGCAAGGTGCTTTGATTGAAGGAGATTGTGCTCTGACAGGGCATTCCGATATTCCTGATGCTGATCGAGCTTTAATTGAAATGGTGGATGGTGTGGCTATGGTTACGCGTGAACCGCTAGATCGATTACGCCAGATTATTGCGCAATCTTGGTATTGGATTGGTGGTTTTGCCCTCCCGACGGATGTAACGGCGAGCACGGATGTGATCCCTACCGCGACGAACAGTTATCTTAAACGAGGCGTCGTGATTGAGAGTTTAGGCACAGATGCATCAGGAATGATTTTCTGA
- a CDS encoding phage scaffolding protein, translated as MGIPQDLVKEKECDGMDEDVEELRVQLKQAQHEIEVSKSEINQMLAQREETERVYTEKLAQINHARDQDAIMAELRTQAIKLGAHNPEDVVKLIDKSTLTRDENGVIMGAQDVLERARKERAYLFNSHAGSGRQSGTTVSAPSPQPGEPVSFDARRISGADYEAQKWQFLAKK; from the coding sequence ATGGGTATTCCACAAGACTTAGTTAAAGAAAAGGAATGTGACGGTATGGACGAAGATGTTGAAGAGCTGCGTGTGCAGTTAAAGCAAGCGCAACATGAGATTGAGGTTAGCAAATCTGAAATTAATCAGATGTTGGCGCAGCGTGAGGAAACTGAGAGAGTTTATACAGAGAAGTTAGCTCAGATTAATCATGCGCGTGATCAGGATGCTATTATGGCAGAGCTTCGCACACAGGCCATAAAGCTTGGGGCGCATAACCCGGAAGATGTAGTAAAGCTGATTGATAAAAGCACACTCACTCGTGATGAAAACGGTGTAATTATGGGTGCTCAGGATGTGTTAGAGCGGGCGCGTAAAGAACGTGCTTATTTGTTTAATTCTCACGCTGGGAGTGGGCGGCAAAGTGGTACGACAGTAAGTGCGCCGTCTCCACAGCCTGGTGAGCCTGTGTCTTTTGATGCGCGTCGTATTTCTGGTGCAGATTATGAAGCTCAAAAGTGGCAGTTTTTAGCAAAAAAATAA